From a single Molothrus ater isolate BHLD 08-10-18 breed brown headed cowbird chromosome Z, BPBGC_Mater_1.1, whole genome shotgun sequence genomic region:
- the LOC129047016 gene encoding uncharacterized protein LOC129047016, whose protein sequence is MSLPDDENYPRTTTTSAKPFLSCETELHSVSTYTTGQKQTAIPLLHTEGGTCWAAGLRGPARCWRGQGGEGETRRGDYLSKSASESNENPREGERNPPPSLLRGAAAAGPPPPPPRSRRRRGDNITTIIRAGRGAGSSSVSSSVQRTCRAGGCAAEANPFPPSLLHNINTGRAAPRRTGSEPRSESGRAEGGRGAALPRGRRRRRSLRECERRRAGRGGLGTNKMPTGSAAAGMTPSTGAKHQQPPPSLRCLLLARSLPGSTSAASAAAAGGAPLPRLSRQSFPCVAPLPAARPSLFSPVFIFSPSSLPFGARNDTEVYA, encoded by the exons ATGTCGCTTCCTGATGATGAAAACTACCCAAGAACTACAACTACTTCTGCAAAGCCCTTTCTTTCCTGCGAAACAGAGTTACACTCGGTCTCCACGTACACGACGGggcaaaagcaaacagcaatTCCGCTGTTACACACCGAGGGGGGGACA TGCTGGGCCGCTGGGCTGAGAGGCCCGGCCCgctgctggagagggcagggaggggaaggggagacaAGGAGGGGGGATTACCTGAGCAAATCGGCGTCTGAATCCAACGAGAATCcgagagagggggagagaaatccgcccccctccctcctcagaggagccgccgccgctgggccgccgccgccgccgccgcggagcaggaggaggaggggagatAATATAACAACAATAATCCGGGCCGGGAGGGGGGCTGGCTCCTCTTCCGTCTCCTCCTCAGTGCAGCGAACATGTAGAGCCGGGGGGTGTGCGGCCGAGGCAAATCCCTTCCCCCCGAGCCTGCTTCACAACATCAACACGGGTCGGGCCGCGCCGCGCCGAACCGGTTCCGAGCCGCGCTCCGAGTCGGGGAGAGCGGAGGGTGGCCGAGGGGCAGCGCTGCCAaggggccgccgccgccgccgctccctcCGAGAGTGCGAGCGCAGGAGGGCGGGGAGGGGCGGCCTGGGCACG AACAAAATGCCGACCGGAAGTGCAGCGGCAGGAATGACTCCCTCCACCGGCGCCAAACACCAGCAACCTCCCCCTTCCCTCCGCTGCCTCCTCCTCGCCCGATCGCTCCCTGGCTCCACCAGCGCCGCTTCCGCCgctgcagctggaggggctCCCTTGCCTCGCCTCTCCCGGCAGAGCTTCCCCTGCGtagctcctctccctgctgcacgaccttctcttttttcccccgtttttatattttccccctcctccctgccttttGGTGCGCGGAACGACACCGAAGTTTATGCTTAA